A stretch of the Porifericola rhodea genome encodes the following:
- a CDS encoding glycogen/starch synthase encodes MSKLRILYVASEINPFLQTSEVADFVRQLPQGMQERGMEIRILVPRFGLINERKNRLHEVVRLSGINIAVGEEEKPLTIKVASIPNAKLQVYFIDNEDYFHRKSVFFDKENNFYEDNDERAIFFCKGVIETVKKLGWTPDIVHCNDWMTSLIPMYLKTTYKNDPLFKNTKTVFTVYNNPFKHKFDGDLLDKVKMMDIDDSMLVNLQSADYDGFIKIGIEYADAVIKAEDGVSDNLNTLLEEFDSEKKIETIEKDDNLLDSYFNLYNELVS; translated from the coding sequence ATGTCAAAACTCCGAATTCTTTATGTAGCTAGTGAGATCAATCCTTTTTTGCAGACTTCTGAAGTTGCAGACTTTGTAAGACAGCTACCTCAAGGTATGCAGGAAAGAGGTATGGAGATCCGTATATTGGTTCCTCGCTTCGGACTAATTAATGAGCGCAAAAACAGGCTGCATGAAGTGGTTAGGTTATCTGGAATTAACATTGCCGTGGGCGAAGAAGAGAAGCCCCTGACGATTAAGGTCGCCTCTATCCCTAATGCTAAGCTTCAGGTTTACTTTATTGATAATGAGGACTACTTCCATAGAAAGTCTGTATTCTTTGATAAAGAAAACAATTTCTACGAGGATAATGACGAACGCGCTATTTTCTTCTGCAAAGGTGTTATAGAAACTGTTAAGAAACTGGGATGGACTCCGGATATTGTTCACTGCAACGACTGGATGACCAGCCTGATTCCTATGTATTTGAAGACTACCTATAAAAATGACCCTCTCTTCAAAAATACTAAAACAGTATTTACCGTTTATAATAATCCATTCAAGCACAAATTTGATGGCGACCTTTTAGATAAGGTTAAGATGATGGACATTGATGATAGCATGCTGGTAAACCTACAGTCTGCTGACTACGATGGCTTCATTAAAATCGGAATAGAATATGCCGATGCTGTCATTAAAGCTGAAGATGGAGTAAGCGATAATCTAAATACTTTACTTGAAGAATTTGACAGTGAGAAAAAGATCGAAACCATTGAAAAAGACGATAACCTTCTCGATTCATACTTTAACTTATACAATGAATTGGTTAGCTAA
- a CDS encoding type III polyketide synthase, with protein MPTYINAIGTAVPSHKIKQTEIVNFMAKAHQMSSEAKHRLRALYRASGIQFRHSVLADFGEDAAYDFFPDNDDLEPFPTISQRMELYRKEAFPLSLAAVHDCFKRQKNIATKDITHIVMVSCTGMYAPGVDIELVKALKLPSNVQRSCINFMGCYAAFNALKVADHIVRAQKEARVLVVCTELCTLHFQKNKDEDTLLANALFADGSAAVLLSAEAERGQAQLSLEQFYCALATEGEQDMAWHIGDFGFEMKLSAYVPDIIKKGIRQLSEQLVSEYAKTKEKDTEAAVADYFAIHPGGKRILQVIEEQLGLSTEDNRYAYEVLKSYGNMSSPTVLFVLQALMAERGPLDHKKQVLSFAFGPGLTLESMLLNVCYL; from the coding sequence ATGCCTACGTATATCAATGCAATAGGAACAGCTGTTCCCTCTCATAAAATAAAGCAGACAGAAATCGTCAACTTTATGGCGAAAGCTCATCAGATGAGCTCTGAAGCTAAGCACCGGCTAAGAGCTTTGTATAGAGCTTCCGGCATACAGTTTAGACACTCAGTATTAGCAGACTTTGGCGAAGATGCGGCTTATGATTTTTTCCCTGATAATGATGACTTAGAGCCTTTTCCCACAATATCGCAAAGAATGGAGCTCTATCGTAAGGAAGCTTTTCCTCTTAGTCTTGCGGCAGTACATGATTGTTTTAAAAGGCAAAAAAATATCGCTACTAAAGATATTACGCATATAGTAATGGTCAGCTGTACGGGTATGTATGCTCCGGGAGTAGATATAGAACTGGTTAAAGCTTTAAAACTACCATCTAATGTACAGCGAAGCTGTATTAACTTTATGGGTTGTTATGCTGCTTTTAATGCTCTCAAAGTGGCCGATCATATTGTAAGAGCCCAAAAAGAGGCCAGGGTATTAGTGGTTTGTACCGAGCTATGTACGCTACACTTCCAGAAGAATAAAGATGAGGATACTTTATTAGCCAATGCCCTTTTTGCGGATGGCTCTGCCGCCGTGCTTTTAAGTGCTGAAGCAGAAAGAGGCCAAGCACAATTGTCATTAGAGCAGTTTTATTGTGCTCTGGCTACCGAAGGTGAACAAGACATGGCCTGGCACATTGGCGACTTTGGTTTTGAAATGAAGCTTTCGGCATATGTACCAGATATCATCAAAAAAGGCATAAGACAGCTCAGTGAGCAGCTTGTTTCTGAGTATGCAAAAACTAAAGAAAAAGATACAGAAGCCGCAGTAGCGGACTACTTTGCGATACACCCCGGAGGAAAAAGAATACTACAAGTTATAGAAGAACAACTAGGCCTGTCTACCGAAGATAACCGCTATGCATATGAGGTGCTTAAGAGCTATGGTAATATGTCTTCTCCTACTGTATTGTTTGTGCTTCAGGCTCTGATGGCTGAAAGGGGGCCCCTTGACCATAAGAAGCAGGTTTTAAGTTTTGCCTTTGGACCTGGACTTACGCTGGAGAGCATGCTGCTGAATGTTTGTTACCTTTGA
- a CDS encoding YbjN domain-containing protein has product MVSHFDKVKKFLFELGFDIQSEDTEEGIVVITDEDQGISHLIIDCEGEILVFEQFIIKLKDTNDSSVLRKLLQMNRNLVHGALVLDEEGRVIFRDTLQLENLDQNEIEGTINSIGLMMAEYADDFLSFAK; this is encoded by the coding sequence ATGGTCTCACATTTTGACAAAGTAAAAAAATTTTTGTTTGAACTTGGCTTTGATATACAATCAGAAGATACTGAAGAGGGTATTGTAGTCATAACGGATGAAGATCAGGGCATTAGCCATTTGATTATTGATTGTGAGGGAGAAATTCTGGTATTTGAGCAGTTTATCATTAAGCTTAAGGATACAAACGACAGCAGCGTACTTCGTAAACTATTGCAGATGAACCGTAATCTGGTACATGGGGCGCTGGTATTGGATGAGGAAGGCCGTGTGATTTTTAGAGATACCTTACAGCTGGAAAACCTGGATCAGAACGAGATTGAGGGCACAATAAACTCAATAGGCCTCATGATGGCCGAATACGCCGATGACTTCCTGAGTTTTGCAAAATAA
- the radA gene encoding DNA repair protein RadA, giving the protein MAKTKTLYVCQNCGNSSPKWQGKCDACGEWNTYVEEVISKNSRGGGNWQSSASTKGSSNKPRLLNEIEYKKESRTNTQDAELNRVLGGGIMPGSLVLIGGEPGIGKSTLMLQIALQLKEQTILYISGEESEQQIKMRAERMLSQPQLNGSVEHCYILGETSTAQIFQQARLVQPQLMIVDSIQTLQSEYVESAAGSVSQVRECTAELMKFAKESNIPVFLIGHINKEGSIAGPKVLEHMVDTVLQFEGDRHMAYRILRTIKNRFGSTSELGIYEMTDIGLRQVSNPSEILITQREGELSGITVGASLEGNRPLLIEIQSLVSSATYGTPQRSSTGFDAKRLNMLLAVLEKRAGYRLGVQDVFLNIAGGLKVEDPAIDLAVCASIVSSFLDVPISSRACFAAEVGLGGEIRAVNRIENRISEAEKLGFEEIYVSKFSLKGVDTAKYKIKINAYSKLEDMIRQLLE; this is encoded by the coding sequence GTGGCCAAAACAAAAACATTATACGTCTGTCAGAACTGTGGCAACTCCTCTCCTAAGTGGCAGGGTAAGTGCGATGCCTGCGGCGAATGGAACACCTATGTAGAAGAGGTGATAAGTAAAAATAGCAGAGGCGGAGGAAACTGGCAAAGTTCCGCATCTACCAAAGGGAGTAGTAATAAGCCGCGCCTGCTCAACGAAATTGAGTACAAAAAAGAAAGTCGTACCAATACACAAGATGCAGAGCTTAATCGTGTTTTGGGCGGTGGTATTATGCCGGGCTCCTTAGTACTTATCGGCGGGGAACCAGGAATTGGTAAATCTACACTTATGCTTCAGATTGCCTTGCAGCTAAAGGAGCAAACAATATTGTATATTTCTGGGGAAGAAAGTGAGCAGCAGATTAAAATGCGCGCAGAGCGCATGCTGAGTCAGCCTCAGCTAAACGGTAGTGTAGAACATTGCTATATTCTGGGAGAAACCTCTACTGCCCAGATTTTTCAGCAGGCCAGACTGGTTCAGCCTCAGTTAATGATTGTAGACTCCATTCAAACGCTACAGTCTGAGTATGTGGAGTCTGCGGCTGGTAGTGTGTCTCAGGTGCGTGAGTGTACTGCCGAACTTATGAAGTTTGCCAAAGAAAGCAATATTCCTGTATTTCTTATTGGGCACATTAACAAAGAAGGTAGTATTGCAGGCCCTAAAGTGCTGGAGCATATGGTGGATACTGTTTTGCAGTTTGAGGGTGACCGCCATATGGCGTATCGTATTCTGCGCACCATCAAAAACCGTTTTGGCTCCACCTCTGAGTTAGGCATTTACGAAATGACAGATATTGGCTTGCGCCAGGTGTCTAACCCTTCAGAAATATTAATTACTCAACGTGAAGGAGAACTTAGTGGCATCACTGTTGGAGCCAGTCTGGAAGGTAACCGCCCTTTGCTTATAGAAATACAGTCTTTGGTAAGCTCCGCTACCTATGGCACGCCGCAGCGTAGCTCTACCGGCTTTGATGCCAAACGCCTTAATATGTTACTGGCGGTATTAGAAAAAAGAGCAGGCTATCGGCTGGGTGTACAGGATGTATTTTTAAATATAGCTGGGGGCCTTAAAGTAGAAGACCCTGCTATTGACTTAGCCGTGTGTGCCTCCATTGTGTCTTCTTTTTTAGACGTTCCTATCTCCAGCCGAGCCTGTTTTGCGGCAGAAGTTGGTCTCGGGGGCGAGATTCGTGCAGTTAACAGAATAGAGAACAGAATCAGCGAGGCAGAAAAGCTAGGTTTTGAAGAAATTTATGTCTCAAAGTTTAGCCTTAAGGGTGTAGATACCGCTAAATATAAAATTAAAATAAATGCCTATAGCAAGCTGGAAGACATGATCAGACAACTGCTGGAATAA
- a CDS encoding DUF4178 domain-containing protein: MWSIIFFIIVILGIAMFFWQKNKQKKSTETTPNEPRELSLENVGPGGVIHLMNVGPNMEEYDVTILSKSIYREGSSNEWHELEGDNGKQKVWISIEEDDGLDVTLALRSLKLRELPINRADLDRMDETAEGEFEFEGQTYYLEYSTEASFFANGDTSAANESFFYYWEFENEKEDQFITIEEWENGKFEITLSVPLKPSQIKVYSLGNSV, from the coding sequence ATGTGGTCAATCATTTTTTTTATCATTGTAATTCTTGGTATTGCTATGTTTTTCTGGCAAAAAAATAAACAAAAGAAGTCTACAGAAACTACCCCCAACGAGCCCAGAGAATTGAGCCTGGAAAATGTTGGCCCCGGAGGCGTTATTCACCTTATGAACGTAGGGCCCAATATGGAGGAGTATGACGTGACTATACTCTCCAAAAGTATTTATAGGGAAGGCAGCAGCAACGAATGGCATGAGCTGGAAGGTGATAATGGCAAACAAAAAGTCTGGATAAGCATAGAAGAAGATGATGGACTGGATGTAACCCTTGCACTTCGCAGTCTCAAGCTTCGCGAGCTACCTATTAACCGTGCCGACCTAGACCGTATGGATGAGACAGCAGAAGGTGAATTTGAGTTTGAAGGACAAACTTATTATCTGGAGTACTCCACGGAAGCTTCTTTTTTTGCTAACGGAGATACCTCTGCGGCCAACGAATCTTTTTTTTACTACTGGGAGTTTGAAAACGAAAAAGAAGACCAGTTTATCACTATTGAAGAGTGGGAAAACGGAAAATTTGAAATCACGCTTTCTGTACCTCTTAAACCTTCTCAGATAAAAGTCTACAGCCTTGGCAACTCAGTCTAA
- the coaD gene encoding pantetheine-phosphate adenylyltransferase, translating into MKIALFPGSFDPFTNGHADIVQRGLQLFDRIIISIGHNSKKKRYLPIEKMIGHVRDTYATNDRIEVITYDELTAELAIRYKANYLLRGLRNTTDFEYENSIAQVNRHLNPNLETVFLITSPQYAHINSSIIREVHRYGGDVNEFLPYTI; encoded by the coding sequence ATGAAAATAGCACTTTTTCCCGGCTCGTTTGACCCTTTCACCAACGGCCATGCCGATATTGTTCAGCGTGGTCTTCAACTGTTTGACCGCATTATCATCAGCATAGGGCACAACAGCAAGAAGAAGCGCTATCTTCCCATTGAAAAAATGATTGGCCATGTGCGCGATACCTATGCTACCAACGATCGTATTGAAGTAATTACATACGATGAGCTAACCGCGGAGCTGGCTATAAGGTACAAAGCTAACTACCTGCTGCGAGGCCTAAGAAACACTACCGATTTTGAATACGAAAACAGCATTGCACAGGTAAACAGGCACCTCAACCCAAACCTGGAAACTGTTTTTTTAATTACTTCTCCTCAATACGCTCATATCAATTCGTCTATTATTAGAGAGGTGCATCGCTACGGAGGCGATGTTAATGAGTTTTTGCCTTATACTATTTAG
- a CDS encoding TVP38/TMEM64 family protein, with amino-acid sequence MRLLLIFIGLAVLVLIPFAIWGDHVDDFFTQIATVEWLRGYGEWAWLPAILLLMGDLLLPLPATVIMSALGIIYGPLLGGLISALGSFGAGSLGYELCRKLGKPATKRLLGEKGWYKGVKISKKIGGVLVAVSRWTPVLPEVVACMAGMLKMSRTKFYIALGCGTLPLAFTYAWLGYYGADAALLTLLAVALLPLLLWLALYPLFNKYWMLD; translated from the coding sequence ATGCGCTTATTGCTGATCTTTATTGGTCTGGCTGTACTGGTACTTATCCCTTTTGCCATTTGGGGAGATCATGTAGATGACTTTTTTACCCAAATCGCTACTGTAGAATGGCTACGAGGCTATGGAGAATGGGCTTGGCTACCTGCTATTCTTCTACTAATGGGGGATCTGTTACTACCCCTACCTGCGACAGTAATTATGAGTGCCTTAGGTATTATTTATGGCCCCTTGCTGGGTGGCCTTATAAGTGCCTTAGGCTCTTTTGGAGCAGGTAGTTTGGGTTATGAGCTATGCCGAAAATTAGGAAAGCCTGCTACTAAACGCCTCTTAGGCGAAAAAGGCTGGTATAAGGGCGTGAAGATAAGCAAGAAGATAGGTGGTGTACTGGTAGCTGTATCTCGCTGGACTCCCGTTTTACCAGAAGTTGTAGCCTGTATGGCAGGCATGCTTAAAATGTCCCGAACAAAATTTTATATTGCTTTAGGTTGCGGCACCCTGCCTTTAGCCTTTACCTATGCCTGGCTAGGTTATTATGGGGCGGACGCAGCACTACTTACCTTATTAGCAGTTGCCCTGCTGCCTCTATTGCTATGGCTGGCCCTTTATCCATTGTTTAACAAATACTGGATGTTAGACTGA
- a CDS encoding PspA/IM30 family protein: MSIFRRLFKVGEAQTHSMIDKMEDPVKMSEQAIRDLKQDLGKAMESLAEVKAIAIRTRREMKNYEQQGVDYEKKAMLLLQRAQQGQLDASEADRLATEALNKKEHADQQVARTQAEVQKYDNMTANLEAKVNDLRSKISKWENELRTLKARAKVSSATKKLNKQMAGIDSSSTVSMLERMKNKVEEEESLAESYGEIAAAPKSVDDEIDSVLGSSSAAGDDKLAALKAKMGMNKDQ, from the coding sequence ATGAGTATATTCAGAAGATTATTTAAAGTAGGTGAAGCCCAGACTCATTCCATGATAGATAAAATGGAAGATCCCGTTAAGATGAGTGAGCAGGCCATACGAGACCTGAAGCAAGACCTGGGCAAAGCAATGGAAAGCCTGGCCGAAGTAAAAGCTATAGCCATACGCACACGTAGAGAAATGAAAAACTATGAGCAGCAAGGGGTAGACTATGAGAAAAAAGCTATGCTGCTATTGCAAAGAGCTCAGCAAGGCCAGTTGGATGCTTCAGAAGCAGACCGTTTAGCTACAGAAGCACTTAACAAAAAAGAGCATGCCGACCAGCAGGTAGCTCGTACCCAGGCCGAAGTGCAGAAATATGATAATATGACTGCTAACCTGGAGGCTAAGGTAAATGACCTACGTAGCAAAATATCTAAATGGGAGAATGAGTTGCGGACCTTAAAAGCACGTGCTAAAGTGAGCTCTGCCACTAAAAAGCTGAATAAACAGATGGCGGGTATTGACTCTTCCAGCACAGTATCTATGCTGGAACGTATGAAAAACAAGGTGGAAGAAGAAGAGTCGCTGGCAGAGTCATATGGAGAGATAGCTGCGGCGCCAAAATCTGTAGATGATGAAATAGATAGTGTTCTAGGCTCAAGCTCAGCAGCCGGAGATGACAAACTTGCTGCTCTTAAAGCCAAAATGGGTATGAATAAAGATCAATAA
- a CDS encoding SDR family oxidoreductase, protein MMKIEGMLKADALKGKTIIVTGGGTGLGKSMSKYFLELGAKLVITSRKMDVLQAAADELMKDTGGEVLPVACDVRKYDEIIEVLLQSEKKFGQVDILLNNAAGNFISPTERLSHRAFDIVVDIVLKGTYNFTLAVGKNWIEKKQSGTMLNIVTTYAWTGSGYVAPSACGKAGVLALTRSLAVEWGKYNIRMNAIAPGPFPTEGAWSRLLPGDMAKKFDPAQHNPLKRVGEHQELANLAAYMVSDYASYVNGEVITIDGGEWLMGAGEFNHLDAVPQDMWDQMEKMRSKK, encoded by the coding sequence ATTATGAAGATAGAAGGTATGCTTAAAGCAGATGCGCTTAAAGGAAAAACAATAATTGTAACCGGGGGAGGCACTGGCCTGGGAAAATCCATGAGTAAGTATTTTTTAGAGCTGGGAGCCAAGCTGGTAATTACCAGCCGAAAAATGGATGTATTACAAGCTGCTGCAGATGAGCTTATGAAAGACACTGGAGGAGAGGTGCTTCCCGTAGCTTGTGATGTACGTAAATACGATGAAATTATAGAGGTACTCCTGCAAAGCGAAAAAAAATTTGGCCAGGTTGATATTCTTCTCAACAATGCTGCCGGTAATTTCATCAGCCCTACCGAAAGGTTATCTCACCGCGCTTTCGATATTGTAGTAGATATTGTACTTAAAGGCACTTACAATTTTACATTAGCGGTAGGTAAAAACTGGATAGAGAAAAAGCAATCAGGCACTATGTTAAACATAGTAACCACCTACGCATGGACAGGCTCAGGCTATGTAGCTCCCTCAGCCTGCGGAAAAGCCGGAGTACTGGCATTAACTCGTTCTCTAGCAGTAGAATGGGGGAAGTATAATATTCGCATGAATGCTATAGCACCGGGCCCATTTCCTACAGAAGGAGCATGGAGCAGATTACTACCCGGCGATATGGCTAAAAAATTTGACCCCGCCCAGCATAATCCTTTAAAAAGGGTAGGAGAGCATCAGGAGTTAGCGAACCTGGCTGCTTATATGGTTTCAGATTATGCCTCTTATGTAAACGGAGAGGTAATTACCATAGATGGGGGTGAGTGGTTAATGGGCGCTGGCGAATTTAATCATCTGGATGCAGTGCCTCAGGATATGTGGGATCAGATGGAGAAGATGAGAAGTAAGAAATAG
- a CDS encoding NUDIX hydrolase, whose product MKLFVNDTPVEILGQDKVLDENHYEYQFDARQHKFSSIKLKDDVLVTNANEAYIKDCLDYFNKQKVKKLDSITFIVPDIHQAKEFVKGQYLVIEAAGGLVRKQSKMLMIYRLKKWDLPKGKMEKDESPLVGALREVEEECNVRAEAVAEVCHTWHTYTRNKKKYLKKTYWFAMDCIDDSQMKAQTEESIEAVKWMDEAEIKDVLYDSYFSIRYVFREYYRQFGHFH is encoded by the coding sequence ATGAAGCTCTTCGTTAATGATACCCCGGTAGAGATATTAGGGCAGGATAAGGTATTGGATGAAAACCACTATGAGTATCAGTTTGATGCTCGTCAGCATAAATTTAGTAGCATAAAGCTTAAAGACGATGTTTTAGTAACAAATGCCAATGAGGCTTATATAAAAGACTGTCTGGATTATTTTAACAAACAAAAGGTAAAAAAGCTGGATAGCATCACTTTTATTGTACCTGATATTCATCAGGCTAAAGAGTTTGTAAAAGGGCAGTACCTGGTGATAGAAGCTGCGGGTGGCTTGGTAAGGAAGCAAAGTAAAATGCTAATGATTTACCGCCTTAAGAAGTGGGATTTGCCTAAAGGTAAAATGGAAAAGGACGAATCTCCTTTAGTAGGGGCTTTAAGAGAGGTGGAAGAAGAATGCAATGTAAGGGCAGAAGCAGTAGCGGAAGTATGCCATACCTGGCACACCTACACACGTAACAAGAAGAAATATTTAAAGAAAACGTATTGGTTTGCTATGGACTGCATAGATGATAGCCAGATGAAAGCGCAAACCGAAGAAAGTATAGAAGCCGTAAAATGGATGGATGAGGCAGAAATCAAAGATGTGCTGTACGATTCTTACTTCTCAATCCGCTATGTCTTTAGAGAATATTACCGGCAGTTTGGTCACTTCCACTAA
- a CDS encoding DUF4270 family protein, whose protein sequence is MNWLAKKSGLIVLSALLFFSCENDDLLSLDFDPNDENLNLSFTEFTVPFKLAQLDSVATSNADNMLVGNYQNNNFGYAKSKAYIKVGIGNSSVNKAEDDHVLDSMVLVLVKNYFYGSTDGDMQQRINIHRLTEYFNDTLAYYRDSQLAYEDTPIGSFSFTANAEEPTDTLRIRLSETLGNELLDKLKANAAEIDSNALFTNYFKGIALVSETENTFASGFYPAISMIVYHSAPSDTVSESYSFGTSRFFNGIEYDRNGTVLTELSKAGTIGDASDGGFYMQAGTGVLPRLDFQPLLDFVRNNSEKVLLNRVILHIGLPEPPKLGTPPPSYLLGFQLEDDGISNLVEFSPVANQLIFSGLYNDTDYVYNSIDNIPVPAEGSPFAYDSASMSYEIKMTSFAQNLVDGYIDNSNVMLYPVNLSSSGVNRDLNDRYSQIVTEADSIRLKVYYTELK, encoded by the coding sequence ATGAATTGGTTAGCTAAAAAATCCGGGCTGATAGTTTTATCAGCCCTCTTATTTTTTTCTTGTGAGAATGATGATCTGCTGAGCCTGGACTTTGACCCCAACGACGAAAATCTCAATTTATCCTTTACCGAATTTACCGTTCCATTTAAACTAGCACAGCTAGACTCTGTAGCTACAAGCAATGCTGACAACATGCTGGTAGGCAATTATCAGAATAATAACTTTGGGTATGCTAAATCTAAAGCTTACATAAAAGTAGGGATTGGTAATAGTTCAGTAAACAAAGCTGAAGACGACCATGTACTGGACTCTATGGTGCTGGTACTGGTGAAGAACTATTTCTATGGTAGCACAGATGGCGATATGCAGCAGCGTATCAACATTCATCGTCTCACAGAGTATTTCAACGACACCCTTGCTTATTATCGTGACTCACAGTTAGCCTACGAGGATACTCCTATAGGTTCATTTAGCTTTACAGCTAATGCCGAAGAACCTACAGATACCTTAAGAATACGTTTGAGCGAAACTCTGGGGAACGAATTATTAGATAAGCTGAAAGCAAATGCAGCTGAAATAGATAGCAATGCGCTATTTACCAATTACTTTAAAGGCATAGCATTAGTATCAGAGACGGAGAACACTTTCGCGAGTGGCTTCTATCCTGCAATAAGTATGATAGTATACCACAGTGCTCCTTCAGATACCGTTTCTGAGTCTTATAGCTTTGGTACTTCCAGGTTTTTTAATGGAATAGAATATGACCGCAATGGTACTGTACTAACTGAGCTAAGCAAGGCAGGTACAATAGGCGATGCTTCCGACGGAGGGTTCTACATGCAGGCAGGCACAGGAGTATTGCCCAGGCTTGACTTTCAGCCACTGTTAGATTTTGTAAGAAACAATTCTGAGAAAGTCTTATTAAACAGGGTAATTTTACACATAGGCCTACCTGAGCCACCAAAGCTAGGCACACCTCCACCTTCTTATCTATTAGGCTTTCAATTGGAAGATGATGGTATATCTAACTTAGTAGAATTTAGTCCGGTGGCCAATCAGCTCATATTTTCAGGGCTTTATAATGACACTGACTACGTCTATAACTCTATTGATAATATACCGGTACCGGCAGAAGGTTCCCCTTTTGCTTACGACTCTGCAAGCATGTCTTATGAAATTAAGATGACCAGCTTTGCACAAAATTTAGTAGATGGTTATATAGACAACTCTAACGTAATGCTTTACCCGGTTAATCTAAGCAGTAGCGGAGTTAACAGAGACCTAAATGACCGTTACTCTCAAATAGTTACCGAAGCAGACAGTATAAGGCTAAAAGTATACTATACAGAGTTAAAATGA
- a CDS encoding DUF3822 family protein, giving the protein MEHEIGNFHLINRIKDTNFSIDELTHYNLSLLVGRHDFQFCVIDTRDNKCLLLEDYELEGISSTNALINTLYKLFEGHHLLMAGYWKSVKLAMKNQKFTILPANLFSSDHLRDYLKLSTEVDSELDDYYYYKHIQSEAVCVFAAERKIIEKVRAIYPTLTVQVVHQGSAMIEGIQSHRDFTYYKDLYINIGRENFSLVVNEDNKLLYYNRFPYQNDKDIVKYTMLAMQELDMKQEDTKTIVWGNLGAQSPYFKELYRYIRNISFGGRPSYLNFAYMFDEVPDHQYFDLYSIYVCE; this is encoded by the coding sequence TTGGAGCACGAAATTGGAAATTTCCATTTAATCAACCGAATAAAGGATACTAATTTTAGTATTGATGAGCTGACACATTATAATCTGTCGCTATTAGTAGGCAGGCACGATTTTCAGTTTTGTGTCATAGATACCAGAGACAATAAATGCCTTCTGCTCGAAGATTACGAGCTAGAGGGCATTTCTTCTACTAATGCTCTCATCAATACCCTTTACAAACTTTTTGAAGGCCACCACCTGCTTATGGCCGGATACTGGAAGTCTGTAAAATTGGCCATGAAAAACCAGAAGTTTACTATTCTTCCTGCCAACCTCTTTTCTAGCGACCACCTTCGCGACTATCTTAAGCTTAGCACAGAGGTAGATAGTGAATTAGATGATTACTATTATTATAAGCATATACAGTCTGAGGCCGTATGTGTATTTGCTGCAGAGCGTAAAATTATAGAAAAAGTGAGGGCTATCTACCCTACTCTTACCGTACAGGTAGTACATCAGGGTAGCGCTATGATAGAGGGCATACAAAGCCATCGTGACTTTACCTACTACAAAGATTTGTACATTAATATTGGGCGAGAAAATTTTAGCCTGGTAGTTAATGAAGATAACAAGCTTCTTTACTATAATCGCTTCCCTTACCAGAATGACAAGGATATTGTAAAATATACTATGCTTGCCATGCAGGAGCTGGATATGAAGCAGGAGGACACTAAGACTATTGTCTGGGGTAACTTAGGAGCCCAATCCCCTTACTTTAAAGAGCTGTATCGTTATATCAGAAATATATCTTTTGGTGGCCGTCCTTCTTATTTAAACTTCGCATATATGTTTGATGAAGTGCCTGATCATCAGTATTTTGACTTGTACAGCATTTACGTTTGCGAATAG
- a CDS encoding NUDIX domain-containing protein, giving the protein MHRASIQRIYGEKLRVRAVGLCFSGEDLLIVKHKALTKTGYFYAPPGGGVDFGESTEDCLKREFFEETGLLIEISKFLFTHEFLAPPLHAIELFFEVKKVGGELKTGYDPEMSPEEQIIEEVGFMSPSAIYDKKGERLHQMLNICKHPMDLLNTQGYFKFDDKTLK; this is encoded by the coding sequence ATGCATAGAGCGTCTATCCAACGCATATACGGAGAAAAACTCAGAGTAAGAGCAGTAGGGCTATGCTTTTCTGGAGAAGATTTACTCATAGTAAAGCACAAAGCTCTTACGAAAACCGGCTATTTTTACGCGCCGCCGGGCGGGGGAGTAGATTTTGGGGAGTCTACCGAAGACTGCCTCAAAAGAGAGTTTTTTGAAGAAACCGGCCTGCTAATAGAAATAAGCAAGTTTTTATTTACCCATGAATTTCTAGCACCCCCACTGCATGCGATAGAGTTATTTTTTGAAGTTAAAAAAGTAGGCGGTGAGCTTAAAACAGGTTATGACCCTGAAATGAGCCCGGAAGAACAAATCATAGAAGAAGTAGGATTTATGTCACCCTCTGCTATATATGACAAAAAAGGGGAACGTTTGCACCAAATGCTAAACATTTGCAAGCACCCAATGGACTTATTAAATACGCAAGGGTATTTTAAATTTGATGATAAAACATTAAAATAG